The following is a genomic window from Elaeis guineensis isolate ETL-2024a chromosome 10, EG11, whole genome shotgun sequence.
TTGGAAATTCTTCATATTTATTTATGCACCTTTGCAATGGCATGTGCATGTTTGCTGTGCAAACACACCATCATGCACACAAGCACATACTCCATACAAGTGGTTTTTCAAGCATAAAGCCATCAAATGTTTCAATTGATATACTGTGCAGTCTCAGATATGGCACTTTTTATGTATTCTATTTGCTTTCCTTGAAAACATGCATTGTTGTCCTGATGGTTTGAGACTGCTCAATTACTTCTGCTTATGCATACAGAGGCATTTGCAGTTTGTGAGAATTATTCACCTCCTGAAGGATTTAATGAGAGAGATTTATATCACCTTCTGGAAAAGGTGGGCAGTCCTTCCGGGGCTGACAATTTAGGTAAAACCTATCATACACCTTTTACCTTTTTCAGCACCGATTTCAACTTAACAGGTTTAAATTATGATGGTTCTTTTGTTTCTGTAGTAATGGTAAAATATATATTGATTGTTGACTTAGTGCTAGAAAAGGGCTAATGTGAATTAGATATCCAGTGGAGATTGTAGATTTTCAATAAAAAGACTTGGCAAGGGGCATGggcatataataatattttaagaaTCTGACACTTCATAAAGAAACATGTCATGCAGTGGATTTGATTGTTTAGGTGGTAGAGAGGAAGTGCAAGAGGAGTTGGAGAAATAAAGCAGGGTAAGTAGGCTACACCAATTTGGGCACGTGGATGTGCAATTATGTCCTTGGGATAAGGATTGAAACAGACTATTGTTTGTATTGTCTTCATAAGACCTCCCACTTGTGATGGAATCAATTGTTGCCTCCCTGTTAAGGACAGGCTGTGCATCAAAGTGACCATTTGAGTGCACCTCTCTTGAAATAGTTCAAATGCATTCGTTATTACATGGATTCCTATTCCTAAGTCCTAACTAATTATCTTGCaagtttaataaaaaaattcttaattaaTGAATTCTCCAACACCGTAACAAAGTATTCTTGCTAAAATGCTATTTATTATCATAAATTACAACCCTTATTCAAATCCAAGAAGTATCCCGATCGttttatttatcaattttgaaaaatagaATACTTCACACAAGTACTAGATACATAACcaaaaggtatgtgatttgaagTATCCATGCTCCCTTTTTTTCGTTATATGTGTAAAGCATAACATTGACACTGTATAATGATGGAAAGCGATGCCTACTGTTTACTGTGGTGATTTTGGCAACATCTAAGACTGACCGTACATATGTTGACCCCACCCACCCCCTTTTCCCATAAGGAGATTATCTGGCTTGGCTCCTGACAGCAGATTCAAACTTGCTAACTGTGTAGACATTCATGATCTGAATTGTCTTCTGGTTAATATTACCTTGGGAAGGTCTGTTGTTTTCTAGCTCTACAGTCTGGCctaatttctcaaaaaataaaataaaataaaaataaaaataaaaaatcaataaaattatgGATGAAGGTTTGTTATTTCTTGTTGCTCTTTACATGGCCTTTGATACGATAGCCTCGTATATAGAAGTTTGATACCGTTTTGATGGTCATATCTTCTTGACAGATTGCCATAGTGGGTGGTTGGAGGGGCCAAACAAGGTTTATATTCCTTTTTTGGCTTGTGGGGACCTCAGCGGCTACGACTCTGACCGTTCATACCCACTCCCAAGTTCTGCTGAGGGAGGCCGTTACCAGAGCTTGGATCCGGTACAGCCCCCAATTGCGCCTCCTTATAAAACAGCGTTGGAACTGAAGAAAGCCTCTAGTCGTGGGATTCTAGAAATGGACAAGCTCTCTCTTAATTCCTGATGGATTTTCCTTTCCACGAGAGAGAGATGGATTctctgtttcttctttctttggaGGTCGCATGGATATGTAAAAGGGCCGATGGGCATTTGTGGCCCCAAAATGAAACTGCAATTACCTGGAGCGGTATATCGTACTTTTGAAATTTTGACCATGAGAAAGTATTGGTATAATTTGAATCAACTGTCTGTAACCGCATGGTTGTACGATAAGTGTTTCTCTAGATACATACAGCCCCGGGTGTATGTTCTAAGGACCATCTCTTCATCAAATTATCAATCTTTCTATATTCGACTGGGAAAAGAATCCTGCTCATTTTATGCACAGGAAGGCATGGAAGGAGGGACGAGTCCCGCTCTTCCGGGTGGCTGATAGCTCCGTCTTTGGCTGTCCTGCtgtatttgaagtttgaactcaaGGGACAGGAGCAACGTTAGTAAGATGTGAAGCTATTGAAAAGTAATGGTAATTCACCCGATCCAGGAGGAATATATATTAGTATGTGATAAAAAGAGAAGCAGCCTGTGATTCAATGtttcaatttttatgtggatgCTTTGACAGCTGTACTGGTTAAGCAGGAGCTTTATGGGCATGGTTAAGTGCAAGAGTTAACAAGACCTGCGTGATGTGGAGATGACGAATTTAATAGAGTCCTCAATGCCCTCACCATGGCGAGAACTTCTTGAAGGAGAGAGTTCTTGGTGAATCGCGTTCGGAGTAGGATTTTTTCCTTTTTAGGTAAGTCGGATTATTTAAACAAATCTAGCGTGAATAAAATCCACAAGAAATAGGTTCCCTTTTGGTTTCATTCGTTGTggcatttttttgatttttttttttttgctgacttgacaaacgtgtatatatatatatatatatatatatatatatatatatatatatatatatatatatatgctttgggGCATTTCGGTCTGGGGTTAATAAAGAATCTCCCCAAAGGAAAGCTCGCAGCAGCGTCACTTATGAGGTGGGATTGCAACTTTAGGGCCTCCTAGGTGGAATCCGTTTCTCCGGCAGTCGAGCCGGAAAGCGCCAAAGGGGTTGAGCGCTTTGGGTCCCATCTAAATGTCCCTATATTCTGCTTCCGAACGATGGCTGTTAGTCTCATCAAAGTTCGTTCCTTCTGTGTTCGTATTTGTGATGTGTTTGACCATAATATATCACCCATTCGAGCTGGTTTTAATGTTAAATGCCAGTCACTTACATAACCCTGCTATTATTTCTTGGGCTACAACATGTAGTAGGCTAGTAGCTACAACAAGAGGAGAAAGGTCCGAGAGTATCGGTTAGCAGCTGTCGGGTTACCCTCAACTTCAACGTTTGATAACCATTGGAAATCAGATGCGGTCTGCTGTCGCACGCAACGCGTGCACGCTCTGCGGTCCAGAATATTCGATAGAGTTTGGTTCCacagactatatatatatatatatatatataaagtggcacaACTAAAAATACTGATGATGGTTCCACTTATATGGCATGTTTGAGCATAAGTGCATTTTCATATGTTAACAATTGTTGCGGACTTGATGTTTGGACGGAGAGATAAACTTCATAAGGTCAACAACCTGCATGGTAtatgctatattgttcttagCATCTCAATGTTTAAACCGTGCAAGTTAAGCTTACGAAAACATAGACTAATGGAttttcaaacttgatgagaaaagGATTTTCTTTGCTATATCATGGTAAAATATTCGCACTTTGTTGGTATTAAAAGTATGTTTTTTATGCAGGCTTTTTATTCCccttttttttatcataatattGCGTGACTGATGCATTATTCTCTTGTTGGATCTCTTGCTGAAACTGCAATATTGTCTATGTACATATGTCTATGGAGAGTACTCTGTGCCTCATCcttttttacttaaaatttttgatatgacTCTAGTTGGTTACATGGCATGAGTGGTCTGGTTCGTTTCTCAAATTTAGTGTAATGGAAGATATTGTGCGGTTTTTGGTGGTAAGGTTGGGCCGGTTTGTCCTACAAGGTAAAATCGAGCAATCTGATATCGATTTTAAATTTAGGGATGTGTATTTTGTTATAaatgaaaagataaaagaaagaagcagcaGCCAAGGCGAGGAGAGTggaggaaaagaaaagattcGGGAGCTGCCAGGGGTGGCGGGCGGCATATGCTCCCAGCATCGCATCGTTATTCCGTCCCCCGCGGGAATATACTTCGAAGAGCACCAACTGGAAAGCCTCGGATTCCCTCCCGCAACTCCAGTCTTTTAGAATACTCCCCAAGCAATCGCGCCCAGCGCCCCCACGACATGTCTATAAATCTTTCTTCCGTCCCCCTCTCTcccacttctcctcctcctcttctcccttgttcttcttgttctctgTCTTGGGTTGCGAGAAGCCCCTGCTTCTCGAGAGAAGTGCGGCGTCTCTCCGTACGCCAAAAGAAGCGGAGGAGTGCGGTGGTCTTGGCGGCGGCGTCGGGGAGGAGGATGGTGATAGAAGAGATAAAGGACGAGGAGGTCGAGGAAGCGCCGCCGCTGTTGGAGGCTGCCGAGGCCAACTCCAAGCCTCGCCGCATTGCTCTTTTCGTCGAGCCCTCTCCCTTCGCGTCCGTACCTCTTTCTttgatgtttttttttctttttcttttgctttttgattCTTTAAATAAAACGCTGCTTGATGCTTGATGCCTGCTGCTGTGCTGGAAATATGCTGCCCTATCGATTGCTATCATGCATTAGATGATGATTTGGCTGCGATTCTTTTGCGGATGAATCTGGATGTCTTCCATTGATGATCTTGCTTGAAAAGTTCTTATTAACGTCGCAGTAGAATCATACCGATCCCTCATCGCACGAGCTTAAGCTACATACCAGTAACcagactgatttaattagtttaatgTGGGTCCGTCTCCTGCCAAAGCTGCCCGGGCCAAGAATTTATGATTTTATCCGACTTTGCCAATCACATCTTGATCTGTATGCCTACTCCAATATCGGACTTTGcatgaaattatatatgtatttTCAAGTATTTTTTGCCCACCGATTTTCTAAGTAACTAATCACAGTTTTCTTCTTTATTCAATTCCACTCTTTCAGGACCTAAATTGCTCTTGTTTTCTTTTGGCAGCTATGTTTCTGGATATAAGAACCGGTTTCAGAATTTCATCAAATACTTGCGTGAAATGGGAGATGAGGTATATTAACTTTATACAACGAACTTTGTATTAGTATTATTGGATCTTTTTAAGTCAGATGTATTTTCTGAATTACCTTAAATATCTACACAAACAGCGTCACTGAGACCTAGCTGTTACACTAGTCTGTTTGAAGATGAATAAAGTAGAGGAAAAATTAGATGCTTGGATAAAGTAGGAACTTTCATGCTtgtttagaattaaaaaaattaaatttgcaaCAATATCCTTGTTGCTGCCTTGTTCAGGTCATCGTTGTGACTACCCATGAAGGGGTGCCTCAGGAGTTCCATGGAGCAAAACTGATCGGTTCGTGGAGGTAGTCAAAATTTAGACTGTTTAATTCAACAAAATGCCGTACTATCTTGTTCTAGATTATCTCTTCTTggtggcaatttttttttttccctttcaacTTCAACTGTTATGGTTGGCTTAATTTGTCTTCTGCTTCTGGTAATTGTTCTTAACTTTCCTTTCCAGTTTTCCCTGCCCATGGTATCAAAAGGTTCCGCTTTCTCTGGCACTTAGCCCCAGAATAATATCAGAGGTGGCAAAGTTCAAGCCGGACATAATTCACGCATCTTCACCTGGAGTCATGGTAATTTTAACCAAGAAAAACATGGCCATACGTGAGGAGCTCTTTCCGCCTTATAACTTCATAATTGCTTTTACATTTCAGGTATTTGGTGCTCTTATAATTGCTAAGTTGCTTTGTGTCCCAATAGTGATGTCATATCACACCCATGTTCCAATGTGAGTTGAATTCTCCTCTAAACTTATGCAATTAACACCTCTATATGTCGTCATTGGTAGTGACATCAAAATTCTTTTAGTAATGTGGGTTGTTGAATCCATGTTAGCAATTTACCACTAAAATTGGAAGAAATGATTTACCTTGATAGCACAATTCATGGCTGGTATGATCATAACAAGTTGAGCTTGAGAAGGATGCATGGTCATCAATGTATAGTTTGTCTATGTTTGCACGCACATGTTTTTGGGGTTCATACAACTATTTCATTATTATCTGGGAAGGTGCATCTGACATGTAGCAGATAGTCATACTATAAACAAATTTTGTTCCATTTATAGTTGAGAATTTACTGCATTAAGCAGAAAAGGATTTTTATGAATAAGTATCAATACATAGTGGGATAGTATCAGACATAGGATGCATCAATTATAACAAAGAAAAGAACAACTAGATCCAGATAGCAGCAACAACTACTCAGATAAGCCTAAGGATATGCGTATATTCCATGATGTCTTAATTCTTTCCATCAGTACAtgctttattaaattatatttgccCGAAACTTAATAGTCAACCTGCATCCATTTCTCCTATTTTTTCAATCTTATCTATCACCTTTATTGTGACCATCATTTCCCTTCACCATAGCAAAAGGGAATTGAATCAGTATCTTTCTGTTTCATAAATTCCTTATTTTATCTAAAGCTGATGTGATTTTTATTGAACCAGGCATAACTTACCCATTCTATTCAAATCCACAAAGGAAAAAAATTCATATGTTGAGGTGGCTGCAGCCACCCAGACACAAATATTCCTTGTCTTTCGCCTAAATGTATTTTAATATTTTGCTAGCATGTTAGCTATGTAGAAAATTCTTGGATATTTAACATCATGTGTAGCAGACTTAATTGTATTTCTGTTCTGCAGATACATTCCCAGGTACACGTTCAGCTGGTTGGTGAAGCCTATGTGGTTGATTATAAGTAAGCCAGCCTTTTTTCTCCTGTTTCTTGTTGCAATGATTCATTTGTTCATGTAAGTCGCTACTAATTCTCTTGTTATCCCATTTCAGAGTTCCTTCACAGAGCTGCTGATCTTACATTAGTACCTTCAGCTGCTATTGGCAGGGATCTTCAAGCTGCTCGTGTGACAGCAGGTCAGCAGATTGATTTTGTGGCAGAGTACTATTTCTTCCTCTTGTAGCTAATGGTTTTCATGTTCTGCAGCTCACAAGATACGCCTTTGGAACAAAGGTGTTGATTCTGAAAGTTTCCACCCTCGTCACCGCAGCCATGAAATGCGCATAAGGCTAAGGTACCTAGCCTACTTGGGGTTCTGAAAGTTTCCACCATGCATGCACACAGTTAAATAAGTGCACAGGTACAAAACTCTGCTTGGGTTTTGTCTTATGATCTTTGTTTCTCTTGTTTCAGTAATGGTGAACCTGAAAAGCCATTGATAATTCATGTTGGACGCTTAGGAGTTGAAAAaagtttggattttctcaaaaggTGAGTTCCTTTTATGAATCCTCCAGCTTTACTTTATCATAGGAGGAGGAAAGCATTTTTGATTTGTTGCTATTTCATCATTTTGTTTTTCCTTCCCCTCCCCCTACTTCTGACATGGTAAGCATGGTATAGTTTTACCATACCATGACCGGGTGGAGGAGTATTTTCTGATCAATTCATTTGCACTTTGAATCAATTTATTCATTTAACAAAAATGGTGAGTTGACTGATGAGTAGTTATCAGCCTGTTTAGCCTCTTTTTTGTGGACTCTTGTGCTAGCAAGTGCTAACTGATACCAGGatgattcaaaattgattcttaaaataaataaataaaagaaaaagactaGAAGATAGgaattttgttgcccagctatgcaacccaagaggaggggggtgaattaggtttttaaaaatttaaagttaatttacaactatgagaattttataataataagcaggataaatgtggagagtgaaatttatgcaaggtatagaagctggatgcaagaatgcaagaagataagaaaatttaaaaggagagcaagtaagcacaacacaaacaagaagatttatagtggttcggtgccaatcttgcacctacgtccactccccaagctcctacttggaattcaaatccactaaaccgtattcaacccgaatacaacgtcggaatctccgactctagctattccaaactagaacacttgtttctcgggtacaaaccaactcaatacaatccgattcaaggtttggatcaatctttctacgttttggaatcctttcaaaataaaatatcaactcaaaatagagtatagcagttaatcacacaaaaatacagatataactcctttaatgagcaaataaagctttaaatacactttacacaataaaaacgaagctcttctgattttcctcaaagtggttgaagacttgaatgagctcttgaggggttggtaaacttgaaataaaagcttcttgaacttttaaaagggctcttgcttagggttgaaatgaatgcttgaagaaccttttcaaaacttattttgattccctcctttgagtatcttttataacttcgaataatggtggagagtaatctggactgaaatagagccgttggagcttattaaatgggcattaaatgcagccaaaacgagcTAAAAATTAGTCGTTGTGGAGTTTTTCcgtcgcagaggtcgactcatacacaggggtcgactcatggggtcgactcatgtggcgcagaacagaaattgacagttctatatctttggcttgcacagcaacagaggtcgactcatgcacaggagtcaactcatggggtcgactcaattgggtgtgccagctaaagaattcagcgtgtcgttcagccccttttgccatgagtcgactcaaatttataaacataattttctttcaaaatacacatccaaaaatattaaaattgcctccaatagattacaaatcttctactcttgctcttgagacttccgaaccagaacttgataaaattatgattttgcccctgaaatataataaatcttttttcaagtcaaaatcattagtaaccccctcaaatgctttgtaatcatcaaaattaattcaaggagcaacaatctctccttttttgataatgacaaaacacttgagcaaaagcatatataaagcattgaacatgaatttcaaatttatgaagatgcatcacttcaatatcatagccaagtatttgaacgaaatgcatcataaacagtttgaagatcaatttgaaatttacttataagttcatttgctttgaaaattagataaaaaaagtgctgacgattttgattttttgacacatttgcttaacaattttgcttattactaatttctttattgcttattgctcaaattcgattttgattctctactctccctttttgacagcatcaattaagattctctactcttttaagggatcttgaaaggataaattttttttactccctctttttgatagcatcaattaagattctctactccttttaagggatcttgaaaggacaaattttttttattctccctttttgatagcatcaattaagatctcaagggattttaaggatagagaaaagaaaagaaagatgacaaaaaggatatattttctttactccccctttttgatagcatcaattaagatcttaagggattttaaggatagagaaaagaaaaaaaagatgacaaaaaggatatattttctttactccccttttttgataccatattttatttctttagcccccttctttgattgcttatttctctactctccctcaagatagcaaacataaaggatatatcaacttgctcatctagaagatattataattcatagtatttctcagtactaatatgagttatttttcatatctcataattaaaacaattcaatttgatcacattcatagacattcattgaaagtcaaagcgcgcgcgcgcacacacacacacacatatatatatatatatatatatatatattcaaaagtgactgaatacaaaaggtgtcccaatacacatgagtcaactcaaaatacaaaagtcatggatagaaactatccaagagttaattagccaacaaatacaaggcccataagatagatcctagatataGGAGACAaattaatctagatctaatagatgtcatggctagagggatcagaatctgaagaatcagagatagggtgaggagatgtaggatcaagtccatgagcacgacctcgaccatgTCTGCCTCGGCCACGGATAGAGGTACCAGCACAAGTAGAGGgatgagaggatcctggagcctgagaagctacggactgtgctataagagaaagtctgatggtgtccaaaagatccaaggctctcgatacaaaCTGCattagggcactgaactgagtagaaacattctcactggagcttctgatctctctccttaagaagtcaaaaccactctaaGACTCGAAGTCTTGCCGCCTctgcagttaggtctgagacctctgtgatacctcatgcggctggggatgggctaaagttAATACTTGTCCCTGCAaatctaatactctgcctgtcaatctcaaaatatatccctcaagctgctcaatacgtaccgactgagcagtgagcatctggaaaatagtagaaatgtgagggatcagagtcgaGTTTGAGTCAtcttgggatgtcgatctctgtgcaaagactgaagtggcaaactgctgagatagaatggaggcaacacgctgggacatcatctcaatctgatcatctgctagtctgaattctgaaggatgtgccttgctctctgactgtggaactgaagcatgcctcctcacagactctgaaggaccagtctcgtgatcagatataaattgaatatctggggatgctctatgatcacaaagaggtgaagatggtctctcctcctctgctctatctttCGCTCTTTCCTCAACACCcttttgtccaaccgccatcagtcttagagaaatctatgcgatgcagtgtgtggcggttgatggtgtcagaatgagatagtctagcaactgccttcccctcaaaattgatttcgaacattctaaaaactaaggtgagtgccataccaaaaggcaagtgagctttGGACTTGTTCAGAATTTTTcttatggcctcaaacatcaatgctggaaggttcagggggatTTGGGTGATCACAAGGTATataatgcaaatgtccctacTAGATataaggtcgtgtctaccactcttAGGGACAGTTTGATtatcaagtgatgtaacagcctcatctcaacagaaaaaatttttgcttccaatttatttagacttccagtataggttctccctaagataacattaatttcttcttctttaatagggagctccatattggtatagccttcacaaggcaaatgcagtatctgtcccaaatgtactggatcaagaataacatcaatatcttttactgtagatttcactgttccattgctatagctcaaatttaagtaaaattctctgactagatcgacataagtatttttctttaaagagcagtaaaattttcatccttgatacttaatcttcgatccaatagtgaatccttctttttcaaaaaacttaaaattaatatttttttcggGTTCCACTTTCcggtcagagagaggtaccttgcttgggctgattggggattgagtggaagctgaagcaggacctggagcagagattggagcaggagagggttcggctgctaatctctttctgcgcacactctcttccaacctgcgaacagattttcttctttgcggtagcttcattttgggagccattaggtcaagagagacttgaaaggagcttaaGAGACTAAATTTGAGatagagaggaaaggattttgaAAGGAAAAATGcaaggatttgaggagttaaatcaccggtttggagaagaggggatgattctagggcaagctcgaaccgccccaaatgaggaagggagaggagagaaagttggttccttaatggatgatttgaggagtgaaaatcgatgggaggagatatttgagagaaatctttagtTTGAGGgaggagatggagagcttttggttcggtgggaggaagaagacgaagggctgagtcggctcaaggaaaaattcccaataagaagagagcactcgaaggattttgacaaaattgcaagattatcctagggtcgaccctgggggtcgactcatggcacagaaaaattcaaaagaataatgggacaatttcgaaaaaatttggaACTctaagagaaggatgtttacccaaatattgatcatgtgaatgatagttttgagcttttgagctcttaagaaaaatgagaattgagctcaatagatttggttcaatgaatttttggcattaagaatttgaaatcagagagatacttaagctgatggatcaaggattcctagttctctcctattttcataaaatctatcttcatttaaggccttgataaagatgtcagccaattgtttttcagtacaaacataatcaagaattatatcgttattttggacatatttttttatgaaatgatgtctaattttaatatgttttgatctaaaatgttgaattgaatttttagttagatttatagca
Proteins encoded in this region:
- the LOC105035694 gene encoding sulfoquinovosyl transferase SQD2, yielding MLPASHRYSVPRGNILRRAPTGKPRIPSRNSSLLEYSPSNRAQRPHDMSINLSSVPLSPTSPPPLLPCSSCSLSWVARSPCFSREVRRLSVRQKKRRSAVVLAAASGRRMVIEEIKDEEVEEAPPLLEAAEANSKPRRIALFVEPSPFAYVSGYKNRFQNFIKYLREMGDEVIVVTTHEGVPQEFHGAKLIGSWSFPCPWYQKVPLSLALSPRIISEVAKFKPDIIHASSPGVMVFGALIIAKLLCVPIVMSYHTHVPIYIPRYTFSWLVKPMWLIIKFLHRAADLTLVPSAAIGRDLQAARVTAAHKIRLWNKGVDSESFHPRHRSHEMRIRLSNGEPEKPLIIHVGRLGVEKSLDFLKRVMDRLPGARIAFIGDGPYRAELEKMFSGMPVVFTGMLQGEELSQAYASGDIFVMPSESETLGLVVLEAMSSGIPVVAARAGGIPDIIPEDQEGKTSFLFTPGDLDDCVNKIERLLSCKEFREAMGRAAREEMEKYDWKAATRKIRNEQYNAAIWFWRKKRAQLLRPIQWLVRRFFRSPQVNYS